The following proteins are encoded in a genomic region of Pseudomonas saponiphila:
- the mrcB gene encoding penicillin-binding protein 1B, with the protein MTRTRSPRSAKKTPSGGLRPWLGWALKLSLVGLVVLAGFAVYLDAVVQEKFSGKRWTIPAKVYARPLELFVGQKLSKEDFLTELDALGYRRESVANGPGAAAVSGNTVDLNTRGFQFYEGLEQAQAVRVRFSGDYVAELSGSKGAKLAVVRLEPLLIGGLYPKNLEDRILIKIDQVPPYLLETLVAVEDRDFYSHFGVSPKSIARAIWVNTSSGQMRQGGSTLTQQLVKNFFLTNERSLSRKLNEAMMALLLELHYDKREILEAYLNEVFVGQDGQRAVHGFGLASQFFFSQPLSELKLHQVALLVGMVKGPSYYNPRRYPERALERRNLVLDLLAQQGVATPEQVEAAKKMPLGVTKRGSLADSSFPGFLDLVKRQLREDYRDEDLTEEGLRIFTSFDPILQMKAEASVNDTFKRLAGRKGAEDVEAAMVVTNPETGEVQAMIGSRQASFAGFNRALDAVRPIGSLIKPAVYLTALEKPSQYTLTSWLSDEAFSVKGADGQVWKPQNYDRRSHGTIFLYQGLAHSYNLSTARLGLEVGVPNVLKTLGRLGVTREFPAFPSMLLGAGGLSPMEVATMYQTLANGGFNTPMRGIRSVLTAEGEPLKRYPFQIQQRFDAGSIYLIQSAMQRVMREGTGSSVYNVLPKTLALAGKTGTSNDSRDSWFAGFSQDLLAVVWLGRDDNGKTPFTGATGALQVWTSFMRKADPLPLDMPQPDNVVRAWVDSRTGQGSDANCPGAVQMPYIRGSEPPPGASCGGETPAGSDSVMDWVKGWMN; encoded by the coding sequence ATGACTCGTACCCGATCCCCCCGTTCCGCTAAAAAAACTCCCTCTGGTGGCCTGCGCCCCTGGCTGGGCTGGGCGCTCAAGCTCAGCCTGGTTGGTCTGGTGGTGCTCGCCGGCTTTGCGGTTTACCTCGATGCAGTGGTTCAGGAAAAGTTCTCCGGCAAGCGCTGGACCATTCCGGCCAAGGTCTATGCCCGGCCGCTTGAGCTGTTCGTCGGACAAAAGCTCAGCAAGGAAGACTTCCTGACGGAGCTCGATGCCTTGGGCTACCGTCGCGAGAGCGTGGCCAACGGTCCCGGCGCTGCGGCGGTCAGTGGCAATACCGTCGACTTGAACACCCGTGGCTTCCAGTTCTACGAGGGACTGGAGCAGGCGCAAGCGGTCCGTGTGCGTTTCTCGGGCGACTATGTGGCGGAGCTTTCCGGCAGCAAGGGAGCCAAGTTGGCGGTGGTCCGTCTGGAGCCGTTGCTGATCGGTGGTCTGTATCCGAAAAACCTTGAAGATCGAATCCTGATCAAGATCGATCAGGTCCCGCCCTATCTGCTGGAAACCCTGGTGGCGGTGGAGGACCGTGATTTCTATTCGCACTTTGGCGTATCGCCGAAGTCGATTGCCCGCGCGATCTGGGTCAACACCTCGTCGGGGCAGATGCGTCAGGGCGGTAGTACCCTGACTCAGCAGTTGGTGAAGAACTTCTTCCTGACCAACGAACGCAGCCTGTCGCGCAAGCTCAACGAAGCGATGATGGCGCTGTTGCTGGAGCTGCATTACGACAAGCGGGAAATTCTCGAAGCCTATCTCAACGAGGTGTTTGTCGGTCAGGACGGTCAGCGTGCGGTGCACGGTTTCGGTCTGGCCAGCCAGTTCTTCTTCAGCCAGCCGTTGTCCGAGCTCAAGTTGCATCAGGTGGCGCTGTTGGTAGGGATGGTCAAAGGGCCTTCCTACTACAACCCGCGGCGTTACCCGGAACGTGCCTTGGAGCGGCGCAATCTGGTGCTCGATTTGCTGGCGCAGCAGGGCGTGGCTACACCCGAACAGGTGGAAGCGGCGAAGAAGATGCCGCTTGGCGTGACCAAGCGCGGCAGCCTGGCGGACAGCTCGTTCCCCGGTTTCCTTGATCTGGTCAAGCGTCAGTTGCGTGAAGACTACCGCGACGAAGACTTGACCGAGGAAGGCCTGCGAATCTTCACCAGTTTCGATCCGATCCTGCAGATGAAGGCCGAAGCCTCGGTCAACGACACCTTCAAGCGTCTGGCCGGGCGCAAGGGGGCGGAGGATGTCGAGGCCGCGATGGTGGTGACCAATCCGGAAACCGGTGAGGTCCAGGCCATGATCGGCAGTCGACAAGCCAGCTTCGCCGGCTTCAACCGGGCATTGGACGCAGTGCGACCGATCGGCTCGTTGATCAAGCCGGCGGTTTACCTGACGGCCCTGGAGAAACCCAGCCAGTACACCCTGACCAGTTGGCTCTCCGATGAGGCGTTCTCGGTGAAGGGCGCCGATGGCCAGGTATGGAAACCGCAGAACTATGATCGACGCTCCCACGGCACGATTTTCCTGTACCAGGGGCTGGCTCATTCCTACAACTTGTCCACCGCTCGACTCGGGCTGGAAGTCGGTGTGCCGAACGTTCTGAAGACCCTTGGACGCTTGGGTGTGACCCGTGAGTTCCCGGCGTTTCCGTCGATGCTGCTCGGCGCCGGTGGCCTGAGTCCGATGGAAGTGGCGACCATGTACCAGACCCTGGCCAACGGTGGCTTCAATACGCCCATGCGCGGGATCCGCAGCGTGCTGACAGCCGAGGGCGAGCCGCTCAAGCGTTATCCGTTCCAGATCCAGCAGCGCTTCGATGCCGGTTCGATCTATCTGATTCAGAGCGCGATGCAACGCGTGATGCGCGAAGGCACGGGCAGCTCGGTGTACAACGTGTTGCCCAAGACCCTGGCGCTGGCGGGCAAGACCGGTACCAGTAATGACTCGCGTGACAGTTGGTTCGCCGGTTTCAGTCAGGATCTGCTGGCGGTGGTCTGGCTGGGCCGTGACGATAACGGCAAGACACCGTTCACCGGTGCCACGGGCGCCCTGCAGGTCTGGACCAGTTTCATGCGCAAGGCCGATCCGCTGCCGCTGGACATGCCGCAGCCGGACAACGTGGTGCGGGCCTGGGTCGATTCGCGTACCGGGCAGGGCTCCGATGCCAACTGTCCGGGTGCTGTACAGATGCCGTATATTCGCGGCAGCGAACCGCCTCCCGGTGCTTCTTGCGGTGGTGAAACCCCGGCAGGTAGCGATTCGGTGATGGATTGGGTCAAGGGCTGGATGAACTAA
- a CDS encoding tetratricopeptide repeat protein, with product MNKWWVPAITALALLNGCASVQRGSIPVVDSGTTVSNSERISATGGFRQTTIKRPAQAQARAIPEDSGVVVMVPGGGATASAPISSSPITPGPVTSGPITPGPVEGGGYQSAPINQGTYNMPSTPSGIPSARAGGLSADEQLDGPVLALLTTAQQQQSSGDLNGASSSLERAQRVAPREPQVLYRLAQVRMAQGDAPQAEQFARRGLSFANGRPDLQASLWELIAQAREKQGDAAGAAQARQKARVSL from the coding sequence GTGAACAAGTGGTGGGTTCCAGCTATTACAGCTCTGGCGTTGCTCAACGGTTGCGCCAGCGTGCAGCGCGGCTCCATTCCCGTCGTGGACTCCGGTACTACCGTGTCCAACAGCGAGCGGATTTCCGCCACCGGCGGCTTTCGCCAGACGACCATCAAGCGTCCGGCGCAGGCTCAGGCTCGGGCCATTCCGGAAGATTCCGGGGTGGTGGTGATGGTCCCTGGTGGCGGCGCAACCGCGTCGGCACCGATCAGCAGCTCGCCGATCACTCCGGGGCCTGTGACTTCCGGGCCTATTACGCCGGGGCCGGTGGAGGGTGGCGGTTATCAGTCGGCACCGATCAATCAGGGCACCTACAACATGCCTTCGACGCCGAGCGGGATTCCGTCGGCCCGGGCTGGTGGTCTGTCGGCCGATGAACAATTGGACGGGCCCGTGCTGGCGCTGCTGACCACGGCTCAGCAACAACAATCCAGTGGCGATCTGAATGGTGCTTCCTCTAGCCTGGAGCGTGCACAGCGTGTCGCGCCGCGCGAGCCTCAGGTGCTCTACCGTCTGGCACAGGTGCGCATGGCCCAGGGCGATGCTCCCCAGGCTGAACAGTTCGCCCGCCGTGGCCTGAGCTTCGCCAATGGCCGCCCCGATCTGCAGGCTAGCTTGTGGGAGCTGATTGCCCAGGCGCGGGAGAAGCAAGGTGATGCCGCCGGTGCTGCACAGGCGCGGCAGAAAGCCCGAGTCTCGCTGTGA
- a CDS encoding YqcC family protein: MDERFPKIAEQLLLIERELRVQGLWDEAVPSAEALASTQPFAVDTLEFEQWLQWIFLPRMKVILEQDLPLPNASGIQEMAEMVFSTRPMQGRDQQLRVLLKEFDQLIVATR; encoded by the coding sequence ATGGATGAGCGCTTTCCGAAGATCGCCGAGCAGTTGCTGCTGATTGAGCGTGAATTGCGTGTTCAGGGCCTGTGGGACGAGGCTGTGCCCAGCGCTGAAGCGCTGGCCAGTACTCAGCCTTTTGCCGTGGACACCCTGGAGTTCGAGCAATGGCTGCAGTGGATCTTCCTGCCGCGCATGAAGGTGATCCTGGAGCAGGATTTGCCGTTGCCCAACGCTTCCGGTATCCAGGAAATGGCTGAGATGGTGTTCTCCACTCGCCCGATGCAGGGGCGCGACCAGCAGTTGCGAGTTCTGCTCAAAGAGTTTGATCAACTCATCGTCGCTACCCGCTGA
- a CDS encoding acetolactate synthase 3 large subunit — MELLSGGEMLVRFLRDEGVKYIYGYPGGALLHVYDALFKEPEVTHILVRHEQAATHMADGYARATGKAGVVLVTSGPGATNAITGIATAYMDSIPMVIISGQVPSTMVGTDAFQETDMIGISRPIVKHSFMIKHASEIPEVMKKAFYLAQSGRPGPVVVDIPKDMTNPAEKFEYVFPKKAKLRSYSPAVRGHSGQIRKAAEMLLAAKRPVLYAGGGVILGGGSAPLTELAKMLNLPVTNTLMGLGAYPGTDRQFVGMLGMHGSYTANLTMHHADVILAVGARFDDRVINGAPKFCPNAKIIHVDIDPASISKTIKADVPIVGPVESVLTEMVAALKEIGETPNKDTVASWWKQIDEWRGDRGLFPYDKGDGSIIKPQTVIETLCEVTKGDAFVTSDVGQHQMFAAQYYKFNKPNRWINSGGLGTMGFGFPAAMGVKLSFPDNDVACVTGEGSIQMNIQELSTCLQYGLPVKIVNLNNGVLGMVRQWQDMSYGSRHSHSYMESLPDFVKLVEAYGHVGMRITDLKDLKPKMEEAFAMKDRLVFLDIQVDTSEHVYPMQIKDGSMRDMWLSKTERT, encoded by the coding sequence GTGGAGCTTTTATCTGGCGGTGAGATGCTCGTCCGCTTTTTGCGTGACGAAGGCGTCAAATATATCTACGGGTACCCGGGTGGTGCTCTCCTTCATGTTTACGATGCCCTGTTCAAAGAGCCGGAAGTGACCCACATCCTGGTTCGTCACGAACAAGCGGCAACCCATATGGCTGACGGTTATGCCCGTGCCACCGGTAAAGCCGGTGTGGTACTGGTGACTTCTGGCCCGGGCGCGACCAATGCCATTACCGGTATTGCCACCGCCTACATGGACTCGATTCCAATGGTGATCATTTCCGGTCAGGTGCCTAGCACCATGGTCGGTACCGACGCGTTCCAGGAAACCGACATGATCGGTATCTCCCGGCCGATCGTGAAGCACAGCTTCATGATCAAGCACGCTTCGGAAATCCCGGAAGTCATGAAGAAGGCGTTCTACCTGGCGCAATCAGGTCGTCCAGGTCCGGTGGTGGTCGATATCCCCAAGGACATGACTAACCCGGCTGAAAAGTTCGAATACGTTTTTCCCAAGAAAGCCAAGCTGCGCTCCTACAGCCCAGCTGTTCGCGGTCACTCCGGGCAAATCCGCAAGGCGGCAGAAATGCTCCTGGCGGCCAAGCGTCCTGTTCTTTATGCAGGCGGCGGCGTGATCCTGGGTGGCGGTTCCGCACCGCTGACCGAACTGGCCAAGATGCTCAATCTGCCAGTGACCAATACCCTGATGGGGCTGGGTGCATACCCTGGTACCGATCGGCAGTTCGTCGGCATGCTTGGCATGCACGGCAGCTACACCGCCAACCTGACCATGCACCACGCTGACGTGATCCTGGCCGTTGGTGCGCGCTTCGACGACCGGGTTATCAACGGTGCTCCGAAGTTCTGCCCGAACGCCAAGATCATCCATGTGGATATCGACCCGGCGTCCATCTCCAAGACCATCAAGGCTGATGTGCCTATCGTGGGGCCAGTGGAGAGCGTCCTGACTGAAATGGTCGCGGCACTCAAGGAAATCGGCGAGACCCCTAACAAGGATACGGTCGCCAGCTGGTGGAAGCAGATCGACGAGTGGCGTGGTGATCGCGGCCTGTTCCCTTACGACAAGGGCGACGGCAGCATCATCAAGCCGCAAACGGTGATCGAGACCCTGTGTGAAGTGACCAAGGGCGATGCCTTTGTCACCTCTGACGTGGGCCAGCACCAGATGTTCGCGGCGCAGTATTACAAGTTCAACAAGCCCAATCGTTGGATCAACTCCGGCGGCCTGGGCACCATGGGCTTCGGCTTTCCGGCGGCCATGGGGGTCAAGTTGAGCTTCCCTGATAATGATGTCGCCTGTGTCACCGGCGAAGGCAGTATCCAGATGAATATCCAGGAACTGTCCACCTGCCTGCAGTACGGTCTGCCGGTCAAGATCGTCAACCTGAACAACGGTGTGCTGGGTATGGTGCGCCAATGGCAGGACATGAGCTACGGCAGCCGCCACTCGCACTCCTACATGGAATCGCTGCCTGACTTCGTCAAGCTGGTCGAGGCCTACGGTCACGTGGGCATGCGTATCACGGACCTGAAGGATTTGAAGCCGAAGATGGAAGAAGCGTTCGCCATGAAGGATCGCCTGGTATTCCTCGATATCCAGGTCGATACCAGCGAGCACGTCTATCCGATGCAGATCAAAGACGGCTCTATGCGCGATATGTGGCTGAGCAAGACGGAGCGTACTTAA
- the ilvN gene encoding acetolactate synthase small subunit, with product MRHIISLLLENEPGALSRVVGLFSQRNYNIESLTVAPTEDPTLSRLTLTTVGHDEIIEQITKNLNKLIEVVKLVDLSESAHIERELMLVKIKATGAQRAEVKRTTDIYRGQIVDVSASVYTVQLTGTSDKLDSFIQSIGTASILETVRSGVTGIARGDKVLSI from the coding sequence ATGCGGCACATCATTTCCTTGCTTCTGGAAAACGAACCGGGCGCTTTGTCTCGTGTAGTCGGTCTGTTCTCGCAGCGTAACTACAACATTGAAAGCTTGACCGTGGCACCGACCGAAGACCCGACCCTGTCGCGTCTGACCCTCACCACGGTTGGTCATGATGAGATCATCGAGCAGATCACCAAGAACCTGAACAAGTTGATCGAGGTGGTGAAGCTGGTGGACCTTTCGGAAAGTGCTCACATCGAGCGCGAGCTGATGTTGGTCAAGATCAAGGCCACCGGCGCCCAGCGCGCCGAGGTCAAGCGCACTACCGATATTTACCGTGGGCAGATCGTTGATGTCAGCGCTAGCGTGTATACCGTTCAACTGACCGGTACCAGCGACAAGCTCGACAGCTTCATTCAATCGATCGGCACCGCGTCGATTCTGGAAACCGTACGCAGTGGTGTCACCGGGATTGCCCGTGGCGACAAAGTACTGAGCATCTAA
- the ilvC gene encoding ketol-acid reductoisomerase: MKVFYDKDCDLSIIQGKKVAIIGYGSQGHAQACNLKDSGVDVTVGLRKGSATVAKAEAHGLKVTDVAAAVAGADLVMILTPDEFQSQLYKNEIEPNIKKGATLAFSHGFAIHYNQVVPRADLDVIMIAPKAPGHTVRSEFVKGGGIPDLIAIYQDASGNAKNVALSYAAGVGGGRTGIIETTFKDETETDLFGEQAVLCGGTVELVKAGFETLVEAGYAPEMAYFECLHELKLIVDLMYEGGIANMNYSISNNAEYGEYVTGPEVINAESRQAMRNALKRIQDGEYAKMFISEGATGYPSMTAKRRNNAAHGIEIIGEQLRSMMPWIGANKIVDKAKN; the protein is encoded by the coding sequence ATGAAAGTTTTCTACGATAAAGACTGCGACCTGTCGATCATCCAGGGCAAGAAAGTTGCCATCATCGGTTACGGTTCCCAGGGCCACGCTCAAGCTTGCAACCTGAAAGACTCCGGCGTTGACGTGACTGTCGGCCTGCGCAAAGGCTCGGCCACTGTTGCCAAGGCTGAGGCCCATGGCCTGAAAGTGACCGACGTTGCTGCAGCCGTTGCCGGCGCCGACCTGGTCATGATCCTCACCCCGGACGAATTCCAGTCCCAGCTGTACAAGAACGAGATCGAGCCGAACATCAAGAAAGGCGCCACCCTGGCCTTCTCCCACGGCTTCGCTATCCACTACAACCAGGTTGTTCCGCGTGCTGACCTCGACGTGATCATGATCGCGCCGAAGGCTCCAGGTCACACCGTACGTTCCGAGTTCGTCAAGGGCGGCGGTATTCCTGACCTGATCGCGATCTACCAGGACGCATCCGGCAACGCCAAGAACGTAGCCCTGTCCTACGCGGCTGGCGTGGGTGGCGGTCGTACCGGCATCATCGAAACCACCTTCAAGGACGAGACTGAAACCGACCTGTTCGGTGAGCAGGCTGTTCTGTGCGGCGGTACCGTTGAACTGGTCAAGGCCGGTTTCGAAACCCTGGTTGAAGCTGGTTACGCGCCGGAAATGGCCTATTTCGAGTGCCTGCACGAACTGAAACTGATCGTTGACCTCATGTACGAAGGCGGTATCGCCAACATGAACTACTCGATCTCCAACAACGCCGAGTACGGCGAGTATGTGACCGGCCCTGAAGTCATCAACGCGGAATCCCGTCAGGCCATGCGCAACGCTCTGAAGCGCATCCAGGACGGCGAGTACGCCAAGATGTTCATCAGCGAAGGTGCTACTGGCTACCCATCGATGACCGCCAAGCGTCGTAACAACGCCGCTCACGGTATCGAGATCATCGGTGAGCAACTGCGTTCGATGATGCCGTGGATCGGAGCCAACAAAATCGTCGACAAAGCCAAGAACTAA
- the pssA gene encoding CDP-diacylglycerol--serine O-phosphatidyltransferase, producing the protein MSERPEEPNQASDAESLLPIDEHVEEGHDAEGRKVRHRGIYLLPNLFTTANLFAGFYSIISSMSAQSALSAGDAAGASKYFAFAAIAIFVAMVLDGLDGRVARMTNTQSAFGAEYDSLSDMVAFGVAPALLAFGWALGDMGKVGWMVAFIYVAGAALRLARFNTQVGTADKRYFIGLASPAAAGVVAGIVWAFSDYGIQGSKMSFLVALMVAAAGMLMVSNIKYNSFKDLDLKGRVPFVAILAVVLVFAVVFSDPPRILLLVFLAYAASGPIQYLLHLRRRKSVE; encoded by the coding sequence ATGAGCGAACGTCCCGAAGAGCCAAACCAGGCCTCTGACGCCGAAAGCCTGCTACCGATCGATGAGCATGTCGAAGAAGGGCATGACGCTGAAGGCCGTAAAGTCCGGCATCGTGGTATCTATCTTCTGCCGAATCTGTTCACCACTGCGAACCTGTTCGCGGGGTTCTATTCCATCATCAGTTCCATGAGTGCCCAGAGCGCCTTGAGTGCCGGGGACGCGGCGGGGGCAAGCAAGTACTTTGCCTTTGCCGCCATTGCGATCTTTGTCGCCATGGTCCTTGATGGCCTGGATGGGCGCGTAGCCCGTATGACCAATACACAAAGTGCCTTTGGCGCCGAGTACGATTCGCTGTCGGATATGGTGGCGTTTGGCGTTGCCCCGGCATTGCTGGCCTTTGGCTGGGCCTTGGGCGATATGGGCAAGGTTGGCTGGATGGTTGCCTTCATCTATGTGGCGGGCGCGGCATTGCGTCTGGCGCGTTTCAATACTCAGGTGGGAACCGCCGACAAGCGATACTTCATCGGTCTGGCCAGTCCTGCTGCGGCGGGTGTGGTGGCGGGTATTGTCTGGGCTTTCAGCGATTACGGCATTCAGGGATCGAAGATGTCGTTCCTGGTGGCGTTGATGGTCGCGGCGGCGGGCATGCTGATGGTCAGCAACATCAAGTACAACAGCTTCAAGGACCTGGACCTGAAGGGGCGGGTGCCTTTTGTGGCGATTCTGGCGGTAGTGCTGGTGTTTGCCGTGGTGTTCAGCGATCCACCCCGCATCCTGCTGTTGGTGTTCCTCGCCTATGCGGCTTCGGGTCCGATCCAGTACCTGTTGCACCTGCGTCGTCGCAAAAGCGTCGAGTGA
- the msrP gene encoding protein-methionine-sulfoxide reductase catalytic subunit MsrP, with protein MLFKFPKASDCHESDVTPESLYLSRRSLLGGAVAGLAFAGLPRWAAAQDATRYADVEPGRAPAWFSDKLASTHWQAVTVKDEAITPFKDATHYNNFYEFGTDKGDPAANAGALKTEPWSVVVDGEVAKPGRYALEDFMKPYSLEERIYRLRCVEAWSMVIPWIGFPISALLKQVEPTSKAKFIRFETLQDPKSMPGQRSGFALIDWPYVEGLRLDEAMNPLAILAVGMYGRELPNQNGAPLRLVVPWKYGFKSVKSIVRISLVDEQPKTTWQSIAANEYGFYANVNPTVDHPRWTQARERRLPSSLFSPNVRETQMFNGYSDEVASLYSGMDLRKNY; from the coding sequence ATGTTATTCAAATTCCCCAAAGCGTCTGACTGCCATGAGTCGGATGTCACGCCAGAATCTCTTTATCTCTCTCGACGCAGTTTGCTGGGCGGTGCGGTAGCAGGCCTGGCATTCGCGGGTTTGCCCCGTTGGGCGGCTGCGCAAGATGCGACGCGTTATGCCGATGTGGAGCCGGGCCGTGCGCCGGCGTGGTTCTCCGACAAATTGGCGAGCACTCACTGGCAAGCCGTAACCGTCAAGGATGAGGCGATCACGCCGTTCAAGGACGCGACCCACTACAACAACTTCTATGAGTTCGGTACTGACAAGGGTGATCCGGCGGCTAACGCGGGTGCGCTCAAGACCGAGCCTTGGAGTGTGGTTGTTGACGGCGAGGTCGCCAAGCCTGGGCGCTATGCCCTTGAAGATTTCATGAAGCCTTACTCATTGGAGGAGCGTATTTATCGACTTCGCTGCGTCGAGGCGTGGTCGATGGTGATTCCCTGGATAGGCTTTCCTATCTCGGCGCTGCTCAAGCAAGTGGAGCCAACCAGCAAGGCCAAGTTCATTCGTTTTGAAACGCTGCAGGATCCTAAGAGCATGCCGGGACAGCGTTCGGGTTTTGCCTTGATCGACTGGCCCTATGTTGAGGGCTTGCGTCTTGATGAGGCGATGAATCCATTGGCGATTCTTGCGGTAGGCATGTATGGGCGTGAGCTGCCCAATCAGAATGGTGCGCCATTGCGCCTGGTGGTTCCCTGGAAGTATGGCTTCAAAAGTGTGAAGTCTATTGTGCGTATCAGCTTGGTGGATGAGCAGCCAAAGACTACCTGGCAGAGTATTGCTGCCAATGAATATGGGTTTTACGCGAATGTGAATCCGACAGTTGATCATCCTCGATGGACTCAAGCGCGTGAGCGGCGTTTGCCCAGCAGCCTGTTCAGTCCAAATGTGCGGGAAACGCAGATGTTCAATGGCTACTCGGATGAGGTCGCTTCCTTATATAGCGGCATGGACCTGCGGAAGAACTACTGA
- the msrQ gene encoding protein-methionine-sulfoxide reductase heme-binding subunit MsrQ yields MRYSFWRIGVFIAAAIWPLYWLYEAWGSVLGPDPGKVLVDRLGLGTLVLLLITLAMTPMQKLTGWPGWIAVRRQLGLWCFAYVVLHLSAYGVFILGLDLSQLGVELRKRPYIFVGSLGFVLLLLLALTSNRYSQRRLGARWKKLHRLVYLILGLGLLHMLWIVRADLKEWVVYASIGVLLLVLRVPAVVRCGFRSTVTGRFG; encoded by the coding sequence ATGCGTTATTCGTTCTGGCGTATTGGCGTCTTTATCGCTGCGGCTATCTGGCCACTGTATTGGCTGTATGAGGCTTGGGGCTCGGTTCTCGGGCCTGATCCTGGCAAGGTGCTGGTTGATCGCCTGGGATTGGGGACGTTGGTGCTGCTACTGATTACCTTGGCCATGACTCCCATGCAGAAGCTAACTGGCTGGCCGGGCTGGATAGCCGTGCGCCGACAACTGGGGTTGTGGTGCTTTGCCTATGTAGTGCTGCACTTGAGTGCCTATGGGGTATTCATTCTGGGGTTGGACTTGTCCCAGTTGGGCGTGGAGTTGCGCAAGCGGCCCTATATCTTTGTCGGAAGCCTAGGGTTCGTGCTTCTTTTGCTATTAGCGCTGACGTCCAATCGCTACAGTCAGCGTCGTCTGGGAGCGCGTTGGAAAAAGCTGCATCGCCTGGTTTATCTCATCCTGGGGCTTGGGTTGTTGCATATGCTCTGGATCGTTCGGGCTGATCTGAAGGAATGGGTGGTTTACGCTTCTATAGGTGTGCTGCTGTTGGTGCTGCGTGTGCCAGCGGTGGTGCGTTGCGGATTTCGGAGCACCGTGACCGGCCGTTTCGGTTGA